ACTGATTGGCAATCAAGATTGTGGCAAGTGCGTTTACTGGAATTTAGATCGGAATGGAAATCTCTGGCCTCCAGAAGAGCTAGGAGGATCAATCAATTGCGCCGCGACGATTTTCAAATTAACCGGAGAAAAGTATTGTCAATCCTTCTAGATATTATTAACTGGCAATCATGAATTCTTAAAAGAGGAAGCACTTGATTCCTATGATCCATGCCCAAGTGCAGAAGAGATTCTTGACACAACCTTCTTGAGTAGATCGGAGTATTTTTTCATGACTTCCTCTTCCATCCTGAATATAGGACCGGATATGCTTACCGATGCGACAACCATGCCGGATGAATCGAATATCGGAGCTCCAACACATGCTACACCGTCTTCGTTCTCCCCCCTATCGAAAGCTGTCCCTCTTGATCTTATCCTTTCCAGCTCCTCCCTTAGCTTTGCTTTGTCTGTTATTGTCTTCGAAGTCTGGGGAACAAGGTCAAGAACGTCAATAAGCTGTTCACGATCAACCTCGGGAAGAAAGGCAAGTATCGCCTTCCCCACAGCAGTACAGTAGAGAGGGGCCCGTCTTCCTATGTATAACTTTGTGTGAAGAGATTTGAAGCTTTCGAAGCCTTCAATCGAGACAACCTCCGTTCCGTCGAGTATGCCCATGTGTATCGTTTCTCCAGTCTGAAAGTGGAGTTTCTCCATTTCGGCAAAGGCCACATCCTTAAGCCTCATAGAAGAGAGATAAAGACTTCCCAGCTCAAAAAGCTTTATCCCTATCCTGTATGTAGAAGTCAGGCTGTCCTTTTCGAGAACGTGTTCTTCACAAAGGGCCTCCGTGATTCGATACACGGTCGCCTTGGGCAAACCGCTCTTTTTCGTCAGATCGTCAAGGCTCAATCTCGATTCTTCAAGACTGAATGAACTGACGATTTTGACGATCCTCTCAACACTCTGCATTTAGATCCCTCAACTATGATCTGACCTTAATGCGCATACCCCAGCAATCTTGGCAGCCACAAAACGAAATCAGACCAGTAAGTAATGATTACAAGTCCCATAACTTCTATCGGTATCCAGTATTTTAGCATCTCTTTAAAAACCTTTCCGACGGGAGTCTTGCTTATTGCGCTCGTTATGAATCCGGTCTGCCCGTAAGGAGGCGTATCCAGCGCAAGCATAAGGTTGAAAGTGGTTACGATCCCGAAGTGAACGGGGTCGATCCCCACCGCCCTCACAAGTGGAAAGACTATCGGTATTACAACCAGCTGTATGACGGATACGTCGAAGAACATTCCAAGTATGAAGAAGAGAACGTTCACACTCAGAAGCAGCACCCACGCGCTTGACAGAAGACCCATATCTACGAAGACGTTAGTGAGCAAGAGCGGTATCTCTTCTCTTGCAAGCACATATTTCACAACAAAGGCGCCGGCAATCATGAAGCTAATTGCACCGACATTATATACGGTCTTTAGCATTATCCTCTTTAATTTCTTCAATCCAAGCGTTCGATAAATGAAGATGCTGACGAGAATTGAATATGCAGCGAGAACCGCAGCAGATTCAGTTGGAGTGAATATTCCCCCGTAGATCCCGGCTAGGAGAATAATCGGAGCCATTAGAGCGGGAAAGGACCTAATGAAACTCTTCGCTAGTACTTTCAGCGGATATCTCTTTCCTACCGGATAGTTTCTCTTCTTCGAAAGGTAGAAGGCCATACCGGCCTCGAGAAAACCCAGAAAGAGCCCAGGAAGAATTCCCGCGAGAAAGAGGTATCCCAGAGAGGTTCCTGTCAGCATTGCATAGATTACCATCGGTATACTGGGAGGAATAAGCGGAGAAATCGTTGCCGAAGCGCACGTAACCGCACAGGCAAAGGGGCCGTCGTAACCGTCATCCATCATAGCCTTTATCTCTATTGTCCCAAGTCCAGATACGTCGGCTATTTCCGAACCGCTCATGCCGGCGAAAATGATGCTGGCTCCTATATTTGCATATGCAAGACCGCCACGCATGCCACCCAGAAGCTGTTTCAAGAAGCCGAAAAGCCTGTCGGTTATCTCGGTATCGTTCATCACGTTTGCAGCAAATATGAACATCGGAACTGCCAACAAGACATCCTGAGCTCTCAATTCTATTGCCATTATGTCGAGGAAGATTCCCAAGTCCATTCCGGAAGTGATGAAGTATGCAAAGCCACCCATGATCATTCCAAACGCTATCGGATAACCCAGGGCAAAGGCAGCACCGAATACTATGAAAAAGAGTATCAATCCCATGGTTCGACCTCCTTGGGAACGATTCTTCCGGAGAAGAGTTCTATGAAACTCTTCACTATCCAGATTACGTTGTGAATGAACGTCAATGCCATGAAAATTGGAAAGCACATGAAGAGATACGTCCAGGGAATCCTTAAGACTTCAGACTTGATGATCTTATAGAAAAGAACATCGCCAAGCACAGGTCCAAGCGTTACTAAAAGCACAATGCAGAAGAAGAGATCGAACGCTATCTGGAGAAGCAGCTGCGCCTTTCTGCCAAGTTTGAGAAATACAATGTCAAATTTTATGTGTGCATCGAATTTTCTTGCATAAGGCGCTCCGAGGAAAATCGTCCAGATGAAACTATATTGCGCTATCTCGAATAGCTCCGGGGAGGGACTGCTGAATACATACCTCAGAATCACCTGGAAAAAGATACTGAGGAAGAGCAGTCCAAGAAATATTATTCCTCCCCAAGATTCGATCAAATTCAGCGTAATCTGAAAGACTTTGAAAAGTGACGCTAAGAGTTTCTTCATGATAGACCCCCGTAAATGATAGCCTGGACCAGGCTGGCCCTGGTCCAGGAAATACAGCTCATCTTGTCAGTCCACGGGATACGACTGAATTGTTTCGTACATCCCCTTGCCCCAGGCATTGTCAAATTTCTCCTGTGAATAGAATTCTTTCGCAAGGTTCATGAAGGCTTCTTTATCGGGAACTACAATCTCCATGTTGTAGTCGTCAACGAATTGTTTTAGAAGGCTTGACTCCTGTTCCAAAACAAGATAGTTCATGTAGTATCGAGCAACTTCAAGTGCTTTGATAATGTATGTCTTGTACTCAAAGGGAAGTGACTGCCAGAACTTCTCGTATATCACAGGATTAATCATCCCTATTGAATGGTCAGTGAGAACAATGTACTTCGTGACCTCCACAAACATCGCAGACAGATCTGTTGGGAGAGGATTGT
The sequence above is a segment of the Mesotoga sp. BH458_6_3_2_1 genome. Coding sequences within it:
- a CDS encoding IclR family transcriptional regulator, with protein sequence MQSVERIVKIVSSFSLEESRLSLDDLTKKSGLPKATVYRITEALCEEHVLEKDSLTSTYRIGIKLFELGSLYLSSMRLKDVAFAEMEKLHFQTGETIHMGILDGTEVVSIEGFESFKSLHTKLYIGRRAPLYCTAVGKAILAFLPEVDREQLIDVLDLVPQTSKTITDKAKLREELERIRSRGTAFDRGENEDGVACVGAPIFDSSGMVVASVSISGPIFRMEEEVMKKYSDLLKKVVSRISSALGHGS
- a CDS encoding TRAP transporter large permease — its product is MGLILFFIVFGAAFALGYPIAFGMIMGGFAYFITSGMDLGIFLDIMAIELRAQDVLLAVPMFIFAANVMNDTEITDRLFGFLKQLLGGMRGGLAYANIGASIIFAGMSGSEIADVSGLGTIEIKAMMDDGYDGPFACAVTCASATISPLIPPSIPMVIYAMLTGTSLGYLFLAGILPGLFLGFLEAGMAFYLSKKRNYPVGKRYPLKVLAKSFIRSFPALMAPIILLAGIYGGIFTPTESAAVLAAYSILVSIFIYRTLGLKKLKRIMLKTVYNVGAISFMIAGAFVVKYVLAREEIPLLLTNVFVDMGLLSSAWVLLLSVNVLFFILGMFFDVSVIQLVVIPIVFPLVRAVGIDPVHFGIVTTFNLMLALDTPPYGQTGFITSAISKTPVGKVFKEMLKYWIPIEVMGLVIITYWSDFVLWLPRLLGYAH
- a CDS encoding TRAP transporter small permease; this translates as MKKLLASLFKVFQITLNLIESWGGIIFLGLLFLSIFFQVILRYVFSSPSPELFEIAQYSFIWTIFLGAPYARKFDAHIKFDIVFLKLGRKAQLLLQIAFDLFFCIVLLVTLGPVLGDVLFYKIIKSEVLRIPWTYLFMCFPIFMALTFIHNVIWIVKSFIELFSGRIVPKEVEPWD